One part of the Francisella adeliensis genome encodes these proteins:
- a CDS encoding FAD-binding and (Fe-S)-binding domain-containing protein, whose protein sequence is MTTFFMLKNFKSNISKYINSSQIIENELLRYAYSTDASPYRMVPKLVLIVRTDEEVKQLLKLANSEQIKLTFRTAGTSLSGQAVTDEVLVILAADSWLNYEVSTDGTLIKLQPSIIGAQANKYLKIHKKKIGPDPGSINSAKIGGIIANNSSGMCCGTARNSYATIDSLKVIFADGEVLDTKDENSVKSFLNSKNDFITELVTIRNTIKQDKELEGFIRKKFAIKNTSGYSLNAFLDFEDPIKIIERLIVGSEGTLGFVSEVTLNTVPDYESRALNLIYGKLDDLVALTTKLEQSNVSSVELLDYQSLKSVESQTDLKSFLIPLVDQNTAAIMVELAEENQQKLQQKLKTVESIIDGAEITHQVGFKTDEVQMQTLWKTRNGVLPTIAGARPDGTTVLIEDIAVNILDLPALIVDLKKMFVKYSYNNAAIFGHVLAGNIHFVLTPNFNNKDELINYDNFMKELTDVVAGKYNGSLKAEHGSGRNISPFAIVEWGEKCWDIMWQIKSLFDPKHILNPDVKITKDKNLHTKNLKELNNVDEQIDKCMECGFCEPVCPSRSLSLTPRQRNTVARKINTLKGAEKEKWQQDFEYYGIKTCATTSLCKTRCPVDIDTGSFILSQKAEANKSVNHAKEISAAKLKVQMGNVAAKVVGKENLQNITKAVHSKFKAIPIYLDTMPKAQSDIFANTNPSISNKSKVKKALLLPACPNRIFSSANDSMKYPSQLILEKLGYDVEYPTDVNSKCCGQMYNSMRNVTQEKVIEKDLQEIDYTQYDVAVLDNSSCSNFAKHNGVEIVDINSLILENLDTLNIRQKYKSIALHIDCSTRKQNIDQKYIDALNKCANEVVTPEMIYCCGFAGDKGFSVPELNASSLSGLQSQIKDCDIGVSFNRSCQIGLSHHGKLKYVSFVDLLLDCVED, encoded by the coding sequence TTGACTACTTTCTTCATGCTAAAAAACTTTAAATCTAATATATCAAAATATATTAATTCATCACAAATAATAGAAAATGAACTTCTCCGCTATGCATATTCTACAGATGCTAGTCCATACCGAATGGTACCAAAACTAGTTTTAATTGTACGCACGGATGAAGAGGTCAAACAACTATTAAAGCTTGCAAATTCAGAGCAAATCAAGCTTACATTTAGAACTGCTGGAACTAGCTTATCAGGACAGGCGGTGACAGATGAAGTACTTGTAATACTGGCGGCAGATAGTTGGCTTAATTATGAAGTAAGTACTGATGGTACACTTATAAAACTACAACCGAGTATAATCGGAGCTCAAGCTAATAAATATCTTAAAATACATAAAAAGAAAATAGGTCCAGATCCTGGATCAATTAATTCTGCTAAAATTGGTGGGATTATAGCTAATAACTCAAGTGGTATGTGTTGTGGTACAGCAAGAAACTCCTATGCAACAATTGATTCGTTAAAAGTTATTTTTGCAGATGGAGAGGTGTTAGACACTAAAGATGAAAATAGTGTAAAGAGCTTTCTAAATTCAAAAAATGATTTTATTACAGAGCTAGTAACTATTCGTAATACTATAAAACAAGATAAAGAACTTGAAGGTTTTATTCGGAAAAAATTTGCTATAAAAAATACAAGTGGTTATAGCTTAAATGCATTTTTAGATTTTGAAGATCCTATTAAAATAATTGAAAGACTTATAGTTGGTTCAGAAGGTACTTTAGGCTTTGTAAGTGAAGTTACTTTAAACACTGTTCCAGATTATGAAAGTAGAGCTTTAAATTTAATCTATGGAAAACTAGATGATCTCGTGGCACTTACGACTAAACTTGAGCAGTCAAATGTTTCATCTGTTGAGTTGTTAGATTATCAATCACTTAAATCTGTAGAAAGCCAAACTGATTTAAAATCATTTTTAATCCCATTAGTTGATCAAAATACTGCAGCTATAATGGTAGAATTAGCCGAGGAAAACCAACAAAAGCTTCAACAAAAATTAAAGACTGTAGAGAGTATTATAGATGGTGCAGAGATTACCCATCAAGTAGGTTTTAAAACTGATGAAGTACAAATGCAAACTCTTTGGAAAACTAGAAATGGTGTGCTACCAACTATTGCTGGAGCAAGACCTGATGGTACGACTGTTTTAATCGAAGATATTGCTGTAAATATTTTAGATTTACCAGCTTTGATAGTAGATCTAAAAAAGATGTTTGTGAAATATAGCTATAATAATGCTGCTATATTTGGGCATGTTTTAGCAGGTAATATTCATTTTGTACTTACTCCAAATTTCAACAATAAAGATGAGCTTATAAATTATGATAATTTCATGAAAGAGCTTACAGATGTTGTTGCTGGTAAATATAATGGTTCGCTTAAAGCAGAGCATGGTAGTGGAAGAAACATTTCACCATTTGCAATAGTAGAGTGGGGTGAGAAATGTTGGGATATAATGTGGCAGATTAAAAGTCTTTTTGATCCTAAGCATATTTTAAATCCTGATGTGAAAATCACCAAAGATAAAAATCTGCACACAAAAAATCTTAAAGAACTTAATAATGTAGATGAGCAAATTGATAAGTGTATGGAGTGTGGCTTTTGTGAACCCGTTTGCCCATCACGCAGTCTTAGTCTAACTCCAAGACAGAGAAATACTGTTGCTCGTAAGATAAATACTCTCAAGGGAGCAGAAAAAGAAAAATGGCAACAAGATTTTGAGTATTATGGTATAAAAACCTGTGCTACTACGAGTCTTTGTAAAACACGGTGCCCAGTAGATATTGATACTGGTAGTTTTATTTTGAGCCAAAAAGCAGAAGCAAATAAGTCTGTAAATCATGCTAAAGAAATTTCAGCAGCTAAACTTAAAGTTCAAATGGGTAATGTTGCTGCAAAAGTAGTTGGCAAAGAAAATCTGCAAAATATTACAAAAGCTGTACATAGTAAATTTAAGGCTATCCCTATTTACCTAGACACTATGCCAAAAGCTCAAAGTGATATTTTTGCAAATACTAATCCGTCTATTTCAAATAAATCAAAAGTTAAAAAAGCACTGCTTTTACCAGCTTGCCCAAATAGGATTTTCTCATCAGCTAATGATTCAATGAAATACCCAAGTCAGCTAATTCTTGAAAAGTTAGGCTATGATGTTGAGTATCCTACAGATGTAAATAGTAAATGTTGTGGTCAAATGTATAATTCAATGAGAAATGTTACTCAAGAGAAAGTGATTGAAAAGGATTTACAAGAAATTGACTATACTCAGTATGATGTGGCTGTTCTTGATAATAGCTCATGCTCAAATTTTGCTAAACATAATGGTGTGGAAATAGTCGATATAAATAGTTTGATTTTAGAAAACCTTGATACTTTAAACATTAGGCAAAAGTATAAAAGTATCGCTTTGCATATTGACTGTTCAACTAGGAAGCAAAATATCGATCAAAAATATATTGATGCTTTAAATAAGTGTGCAAATGAAGTTGTAACTCCTGAAATGATATATTGTTGTGGTTTTGCTGGTGATAAAGGCTTTAGTGTACCGGAGTTAAATGCTAGTAGTTTATCGGGATTGCAGTCTCAGATTAAAGACTGTGATATAGGAGTGAGTTTCAATAGGTCTTGCCAAATAGGTTTAAGCCATCATGGTAAGTTAAAATATGTTTCTTTTGTAGATTTATTATTAGATTGTGTTGAGGATTAG
- a CDS encoding sterol desaturase family protein, translating to MTILERISRTGYWSDFYIYPLFILLFIAIGIKYISINTFIIPLLYIFGVILWSFIEYIVHRFLFHRFAFLKKLHDAHHNKPTELIGTPTYMSLPIYTIMMFLPLYLFFGLGISSVIYSGILTGAFLYFFIHHSTHHIKSRKGALLFYFKKHHSLHHLDSTQNYSVTLPIWDRIFRTKK from the coding sequence ATGACGATACTTGAAAGAATATCCCGAACTGGGTATTGGAGTGACTTTTATATTTACCCTTTATTTATACTTTTATTTATAGCTATAGGAATAAAGTATATATCAATAAATACATTTATAATTCCCTTACTCTACATATTTGGAGTTATCCTTTGGTCTTTCATTGAGTACATAGTGCATCGCTTTCTATTTCATCGCTTTGCTTTTCTCAAAAAACTCCATGATGCTCATCATAATAAACCTACTGAATTAATAGGTACTCCAACCTATATGTCTTTGCCCATTTATACAATAATGATGTTTCTACCTCTATATTTGTTCTTTGGGCTAGGTATTTCATCTGTAATTTATAGTGGTATTTTAACAGGTGCCTTTCTATATTTTTTCATTCATCATAGCACTCATCACATTAAATCTAGGAAAGGTGCTCTACTTTTTTACTTTAAGAAACACCACTCTTTGCACCATCTAGATTCAACACAAAACTATAGCGTTACTCTACCTATATGGGATAGAATTTTTAGAACTAAAAAATAA
- a CDS encoding galactokinase, translating to MDNTTNNIINNLHNDFRELYEKEPSIYYSPGRVNLIGEHTDYNCGFVMPFAINMGTYIAIAKRDDDLVRVYSKNLNEKKSFILEEVQEKIINSWDNYIKGVFNIIAKDYGKKIQGVDIYIYSDLPFGAGLSSSASLATALAFAYNNLLNLGLKDIELATAAQQVEHRYIGTNCGLLDQMACILSKEDMTTMIDCNTYEHKNIPLNLEELTLLIVDTNIKHNLAESAYNDRRKTCENIARFNNIKSLRELNIENLTVTKESFSKDDYSLAKHIYTENQRVLDAAKAMKDKNWKKLGELMYQSHYSLKDDYKVSCNELDYLVVLSESFDGVHGARMTGGGFGGSTIHLVPKKVVEEYKAYLEKNYYDRFKIKPLFYMSKACNGTHKI from the coding sequence ATGGACAATACTACAAATAACATAATCAACAATCTTCACAATGATTTTAGAGAGCTATATGAGAAAGAACCTTCTATTTACTATTCACCGGGAAGAGTAAACCTTATAGGTGAGCATACAGATTATAATTGTGGCTTTGTAATGCCATTTGCAATAAATATGGGTACATATATAGCTATCGCAAAAAGAGATGATGACTTAGTCCGTGTATATAGTAAAAACCTTAATGAAAAAAAATCGTTCATCTTGGAAGAGGTCCAAGAAAAAATAATCAATTCTTGGGACAACTATATAAAAGGCGTTTTTAATATCATAGCTAAAGACTACGGTAAAAAAATTCAAGGTGTTGATATTTATATTTATAGTGATTTACCATTTGGTGCTGGTTTATCTTCATCAGCTTCATTAGCCACTGCACTAGCTTTTGCTTATAATAATTTATTAAACTTAGGTTTAAAAGATATAGAGCTTGCAACAGCAGCTCAACAGGTAGAGCATCGTTATATAGGTACAAATTGTGGCTTACTTGATCAAATGGCTTGTATTCTTTCTAAAGAAGATATGACTACGATGATAGATTGTAATACATACGAACATAAGAATATTCCTCTTAATTTAGAAGAATTAACATTACTAATTGTTGATACAAATATAAAGCACAACTTAGCAGAATCAGCTTATAATGATCGCCGTAAAACTTGTGAAAATATAGCTAGATTTAATAACATCAAATCGCTTAGAGAGTTAAATATTGAAAACCTTACAGTAACAAAAGAAAGCTTCAGTAAAGATGACTATAGTTTAGCTAAGCATATCTATACTGAAAACCAACGAGTTTTAGATGCTGCAAAAGCTATGAAAGACAAAAACTGGAAAAAGCTTGGTGAACTAATGTATCAGTCTCACTATTCATTAAAAGATGATTATAAAGTCAGTTGCAATGAGCTTGACTACTTAGTTGTGTTATCTGAAAGTTTTGATGGTGTTCATGGTGCTAGAATGACTGGCGGTGGTTTTGGTGGTTCTACAATTCATCTTGTTCCAAAGAAGGTTGTTGAAGAATATAAAGCATATTTAGAAAAAAACTATTATGATAGATTTAAAATAAAACCTTTATTTTATATGTCTAAAGCTTGTAATGGAACTCATAAGATCTAG
- a CDS encoding peptidylprolyl isomerase, which produces MKASARHLLVQSENECNEIKNNISEGKITFEEAAKKHSLCPSGARGGDLGSFSQGQMVPEFDKVVFNDELHKVHGPVQTQFGYHLLEITSRG; this is translated from the coding sequence ATGAAAGCTTCTGCTAGACATTTACTTGTACAATCTGAAAACGAGTGTAACGAGATCAAAAATAATATATCTGAAGGTAAAATAACTTTTGAAGAAGCTGCTAAAAAGCACTCTTTATGCCCATCAGGCGCTAGAGGCGGTGATCTAGGATCTTTTTCGCAAGGTCAAATGGTTCCTGAATTTGACAAAGTAGTGTTTAACGATGAACTACACAAAGTTCATGGTCCAGTACAAACTCAATTTGGTTATCATCTATTAGAAATTACATCTCGCGGATAA
- a CDS encoding pyridoxal phosphate-dependent aminotransferase, whose amino-acid sequence MASLNKKIQNVAPSATNAMAALAKQIKDDGNDVVSLAVGEPGFSTPDVVKEAGIEAINSNITKYTNVDGLKELREAIVTRYKREYGVNFAADQVCVTSGAKHSLHNIFNCILEEGDEAIFFTPYWVSYPAMVSLTGAKPVVVETKFENGFEIDIADLEKHITNKTKAIIINNPNNPTGLIYSKKCIEDLANLLRKYPNIWIIGDDIYDQLFFDHKITLLTEVAPDLADRYVVASGVSKNFAMTGWRVGFTIAPKLLNNAMKKFQSQSVTCACSISQYAAITAMNMPAQDLLYFAESYQEKAEFVTSCLRSMPYIDVKSAHGTFYLFPDLRKLIENTGFESDTEFCSALLKEEFVAMMPGVAFGSSGFARISCANEMVELEKAMDRLAKFINRHAK is encoded by the coding sequence ATGGCTTCTTTAAATAAAAAAATTCAAAATGTAGCTCCTTCAGCGACAAATGCAATGGCAGCGTTAGCTAAACAGATAAAAGATGATGGTAATGATGTAGTATCATTAGCGGTTGGAGAACCTGGCTTTAGTACGCCAGATGTTGTAAAAGAGGCAGGTATAGAAGCTATAAATTCTAATATCACGAAGTATACAAATGTTGATGGTTTGAAAGAACTTAGAGAAGCTATAGTTACTCGCTATAAAAGAGAGTACGGAGTAAATTTTGCTGCAGACCAGGTCTGTGTAACGTCTGGTGCTAAGCATAGCTTACATAATATTTTCAATTGTATTCTTGAAGAGGGCGATGAAGCAATATTTTTTACACCATATTGGGTATCATATCCAGCAATGGTTTCTCTTACAGGTGCAAAACCAGTAGTTGTAGAAACTAAATTTGAAAATGGTTTTGAAATAGATATTGCTGATCTTGAAAAGCATATTACAAATAAAACAAAAGCTATAATTATAAATAACCCTAACAATCCAACAGGACTTATTTATTCAAAAAAATGTATAGAAGATTTAGCTAATCTATTAAGAAAGTATCCTAATATTTGGATAATAGGTGATGATATTTACGATCAATTATTTTTCGATCATAAAATTACATTGCTTACAGAAGTAGCTCCTGATTTAGCTGATAGGTATGTGGTTGCTAGCGGAGTTTCTAAGAATTTTGCTATGACAGGTTGGAGAGTTGGTTTTACTATTGCACCAAAGCTACTCAATAATGCTATGAAAAAATTTCAGTCGCAATCTGTTACCTGTGCTTGCTCTATTTCTCAGTATGCAGCTATAACTGCGATGAATATGCCTGCTCAAGATTTGCTTTATTTTGCAGAGTCTTATCAAGAAAAAGCAGAGTTTGTAACAAGTTGTTTAAGATCTATGCCTTATATTGATGTAAAAAGTGCTCATGGAACTTTTTATCTTTTTCCTGATTTAAGGAAATTAATTGAAAATACTGGTTTTGAAAGTGATACAGAGTTTTGTAGCGCCTTATTAAAAGAGGAGTTTGTAGCTATGATGCCAGGTGTCGCATTTGGCTCAAGTGGGTTTGCTAGGATTAGTTGTGCTAATGAAATGGTTGAACTTGAAAAAGCAATGGATAGATTAGCTAAATTCATCAATCGACACGCTAAGTAA
- a CDS encoding sugar porter family MFS transporter: protein MSAKSEYRRIVFLIAIIAALGGLLFGLDQGFIANAGTTLDHVYGMVPGSISEGKFNAILAYGGIFGTICSGFFTRFVGRKNTLIIAGFSFLLGALISSVLPPLGILTACRFLLGFGVGLASFATPLYLAETAPTEIRGAMSSLFQLMITFGIFLICLVNVVIVELAGHTEVSLVMMFSVITLFALLMTIGCFFLPKSPRWLMMKGDEEQAREVLARLRNSDEIEAELSIIRHKNSQKGEPIKNTLNKPYFWKILVVGIIIQMFQQLVGINAMIYYAPTFLQGAGLNIILAGLAVFFVNFISTFPAIRWVEKWGRKKLLTVGATIMASALLVVAICFYVIDIAGIHSEIPKYVLLISCLVYIFGFACSWGPVAWIICSEIFPQKVREIGMTITTIVNWTFVWIVVAYSNVIMGSGVWGKPMLFVSYAIFCIIAIVFLKLFVPETKGVSLEKIEDNLISGSKLKHLGQH from the coding sequence ATGAGTGCTAAAAGTGAGTATAGAAGAATAGTCTTTTTAATAGCTATAATTGCAGCCTTAGGAGGATTACTCTTTGGTCTAGATCAAGGTTTTATTGCGAACGCGGGAACTACATTAGATCATGTATATGGGATGGTTCCAGGAAGCATTAGTGAAGGCAAATTTAATGCAATACTTGCTTATGGAGGTATATTCGGAACTATATGTAGTGGTTTTTTTACAAGGTTTGTGGGTCGTAAAAATACTTTAATTATCGCAGGATTCTCATTTTTATTAGGAGCTTTAATCTCTTCTGTTTTACCTCCATTAGGCATACTGACAGCTTGTAGATTTTTGTTGGGATTTGGTGTTGGTTTAGCATCTTTTGCGACACCTTTATATTTAGCAGAAACAGCCCCAACTGAAATAAGAGGGGCTATGTCATCATTATTCCAATTAATGATAACATTCGGTATCTTCCTTATATGTTTGGTTAATGTTGTAATCGTTGAGTTAGCAGGTCATACTGAAGTCTCTTTAGTTATGATGTTTTCAGTTATTACATTATTTGCCTTATTGATGACTATAGGCTGTTTCTTTTTACCGAAAAGTCCTAGATGGCTGATGATGAAAGGTGATGAAGAGCAGGCTAGAGAAGTTCTGGCAAGATTAAGAAATAGTGACGAGATAGAAGCAGAACTCAGTATTATTAGACATAAAAATAGTCAAAAAGGCGAGCCTATAAAAAATACTTTGAATAAACCGTATTTCTGGAAGATTCTTGTTGTTGGTATAATTATTCAAATGTTTCAACAGTTAGTTGGTATTAATGCAATGATTTATTATGCGCCAACTTTCTTACAAGGTGCTGGTTTAAACATTATATTAGCAGGCTTAGCTGTATTTTTTGTTAACTTTATATCTACTTTTCCAGCAATCAGATGGGTAGAGAAATGGGGAAGAAAAAAACTACTTACTGTTGGTGCTACGATAATGGCTAGTGCATTATTAGTTGTAGCTATATGTTTTTATGTAATTGATATCGCTGGGATACATTCTGAGATTCCAAAATATGTACTATTAATTTCATGCTTGGTTTATATATTTGGGTTTGCTTGTTCATGGGGGCCTGTTGCTTGGATTATATGTTCGGAAATTTTCCCGCAAAAAGTTCGTGAAATAGGTATGACTATTACAACAATAGTTAACTGGACATTTGTATGGATAGTAGTTGCATACTCTAATGTGATTATGGGGAGTGGTGTTTGGGGAAAACCTATGCTGTTTGTGAGTTATGCAATATTTTGTATAATTGCGATAGTATTTCTTAAACTATTTGTTCCTGAAACCAAAGGCGTAAGTCTAGAGAAAATAGAAGATAACCTTATTTCAGGTAGTAAACTTAAACATCTTGGTCAACACTAA
- a CDS encoding sugar porter family MFS transporter, translated as MKSGEMNFVVIRVALIAALAGLLFGMDIGYVNGSLHFIAETFNLDISQRGHVSSVLLIGAAAGALFSGFLSKKFGRRKVLLIAAAIFSVFTIVGIISPTYEIFILSRFVLGIAVGIASFIAPLYLSEIAPKKYRGALIALYQLMVTIGLFLVFLTNSALESTGSWRIMLTVLAVPSVVMFFGCLTLPRSPRWLVLVGEDEESKVVLKKIRTTDVEALKEFDEIKQTTHKGVSPFAMLRKPFFIKVLLLGMALQAFQQFTGMNAFMYYSTDIFKMAGFTNPATSTIVIGLLNMLTTFIAIKYVDRFGRKPILYFGLTLLILSCLVVGTIFKTHFVYDQAMVLSQTLQWVSLIFCLLFIFGFAIAMGPVIWILCSEIQPIEGRDLGITASTMSNWICNAIIGNFALTWLTFYPGSTFFGFAITCIVCIFFVKFFVPETKGVSLEEIENNLRNGKSLARIGR; from the coding sequence ATGAAGTCTGGGGAAATGAACTTTGTTGTTATTAGAGTGGCGTTAATAGCTGCTTTAGCCGGATTACTTTTTGGTATGGATATTGGTTATGTTAATGGGTCTTTGCACTTCATAGCTGAGACATTTAATCTTGATATATCTCAAAGAGGACATGTTTCAAGTGTTTTATTGATTGGAGCCGCAGCTGGAGCCTTATTCAGTGGATTTTTATCTAAAAAGTTTGGGCGCAGAAAAGTATTATTAATAGCAGCAGCAATATTCTCAGTTTTTACTATTGTTGGAATAATTTCACCAACTTATGAAATCTTTATTTTATCGAGATTTGTGTTAGGTATAGCCGTTGGTATTGCTTCGTTTATTGCTCCTTTATATTTGTCTGAGATAGCTCCTAAAAAATATAGAGGTGCTCTTATAGCTCTTTATCAGTTAATGGTTACTATAGGTTTATTTTTAGTCTTTTTAACTAATTCTGCTCTCGAGAGTACTGGTTCTTGGAGAATTATGCTAACAGTTTTAGCAGTGCCTTCAGTTGTTATGTTTTTCGGATGTCTAACTCTACCTAGAAGTCCAAGGTGGTTGGTTTTAGTAGGTGAAGATGAGGAGTCAAAAGTAGTATTAAAGAAAATAAGAACTACAGATGTTGAGGCTTTAAAAGAATTTGATGAAATTAAGCAAACTACACATAAGGGAGTGAGCCCTTTTGCAATGCTTAGAAAACCATTCTTTATAAAAGTTCTATTATTGGGTATGGCATTACAAGCTTTTCAACAGTTTACTGGTATGAATGCTTTTATGTATTATTCGACAGATATATTCAAAATGGCAGGGTTTACTAATCCAGCAACTTCTACTATTGTTATAGGTCTTTTAAACATGCTTACGACATTTATAGCAATTAAATATGTTGATAGGTTTGGTAGAAAACCTATCTTATATTTTGGACTGACATTGTTGATACTGTCATGTTTAGTCGTTGGAACTATTTTTAAAACTCACTTTGTATATGATCAAGCTATGGTCTTATCTCAAACATTGCAGTGGGTTTCTTTGATTTTTTGTTTACTGTTTATTTTTGGTTTTGCTATAGCTATGGGGCCTGTTATTTGGATTTTATGTTCTGAAATTCAGCCAATAGAGGGTAGAGATTTAGGTATTACAGCATCAACAATGAGTAATTGGATTTGTAATGCTATTATAGGTAATTTTGCTCTAACATGGTTAACCTTCTACCCTGGCAGTACTTTCTTTGGCTTTGCTATAACTTGTATAGTATGTATATTTTTTGTTAAGTTTTTCGTACCTGAAACAAAAGGCGTATCCCTTGAGGAGATAGAAAACAACCTTAGAAATGGGAAATCTTTAGCTAGAATTGGGCGTTAA
- a CDS encoding UDP-glucose--hexose-1-phosphate uridylyltransferase, with protein sequence MNISHKLENIKLSHRRKNILTNEWILVSPHRLNRPWQGQSEDVIKDTRPEYDESCYLCPTNTRANGEKNADFKDTFIFENDFSALSKEKLDSNLEINDDLFQVSGANGVAKVLCFSEKHNLTMASMQEKDITKVVKLWGKEVAKLSKTYEWVQVFENKGAIMGCSNPHPHGQIWGCDFLPTEALKIKASQQAYFEKNNSNMLLDYAQREMQENERIVYQNDDWLVVVPFWATWPYETLILPKFHCSHLNHLNEVQQQSLSNALKSILVKYDSLFNTSFPYSMGWHGSVNALECDYWQLHAHFYPPLLRSASVKKFMVGFEMLAESQRDITPELAAKVLREL encoded by the coding sequence ATGAATATTTCACATAAATTAGAAAACATCAAACTTTCTCATCGCCGTAAAAACATCCTCACAAATGAATGGATTTTAGTATCACCACATCGTTTAAATAGACCATGGCAAGGCCAGTCTGAAGATGTAATAAAGGATACTCGCCCGGAATATGATGAGAGTTGTTATCTTTGCCCGACAAATACGCGAGCTAATGGTGAAAAAAATGCAGATTTCAAAGATACTTTTATTTTTGAAAATGACTTTTCAGCACTATCAAAAGAAAAGCTTGATTCCAATTTAGAAATAAATGATGACCTTTTCCAGGTAAGTGGTGCAAATGGTGTTGCAAAAGTTTTATGCTTTTCAGAGAAACACAATCTTACAATGGCTTCGATGCAAGAGAAAGACATTACAAAAGTTGTAAAGCTTTGGGGCAAAGAAGTTGCTAAACTTAGTAAAACATATGAATGGGTGCAAGTTTTTGAAAATAAAGGTGCTATTATGGGATGCTCAAACCCTCACCCACATGGGCAAATTTGGGGTTGTGATTTTTTACCCACAGAGGCTTTAAAAATTAAAGCATCACAGCAAGCATATTTTGAAAAAAACAACTCAAATATGTTGCTTGACTACGCTCAAAGAGAAATGCAAGAAAATGAACGAATTGTTTACCAAAATGATGATTGGCTAGTTGTAGTACCCTTTTGGGCAACATGGCCTTATGAAACATTAATATTGCCTAAGTTTCACTGCTCACACTTAAATCATTTAAATGAAGTTCAACAACAGAGTTTATCAAATGCATTAAAATCCATTCTTGTTAAGTACGATTCTTTATTTAACACTTCATTCCCATACTCAATGGGTTGGCATGGTTCTGTCAATGCGCTAGAATGTGATTACTGGCAACTTCATGCTCATTTCTATCCCCCTCTACTTCGCTCTGCTAGTGTTAAAAAATTTATGGTTGGATTTGAAATGCTTGCAGAATCTCAACGCGACATCACACCTGAATTGGCAGCAAAAGTTTTACGAGAGCTATAA
- the era gene encoding GTPase Era: protein MKRCGYISIIGRPNVGKSTLLNNILKFKVSITSRKPQTTRHQITGVKTLGDTQFIYVDTPGIHTKEPKAINKFMNKAATTMIRDVDVILFVVEMDKWTELEDNIVSKIKDSKIPIFLVVNKVDKQKSMQASVFINSIKDKVNFYDVIYVSAKQGHNVNELESRIEKLLPESEYFFFEEDQVTDRSMKFMVAEIIREKIMRTIGSEVPYQIAVEIDSYKVDEEKKIVDIYASILVERDSQKGIVIGAKGSKLKKIGMDSRVDIERMLEMKVNLKTFVKVKSGWSDDDRALRSLGYDLM, encoded by the coding sequence ATGAAAAGATGTGGTTATATTTCAATTATTGGTCGACCTAATGTAGGTAAATCAACTCTCTTAAATAATATTTTAAAGTTTAAGGTGAGTATTACTTCTCGTAAACCTCAAACAACAAGACATCAGATAACAGGTGTTAAGACTTTAGGTGATACACAGTTTATTTATGTTGATACTCCAGGTATTCATACTAAAGAGCCAAAAGCTATCAATAAATTTATGAACAAAGCAGCAACTACGATGATTCGTGATGTTGATGTTATTTTATTTGTAGTTGAGATGGATAAGTGGACTGAGCTTGAAGATAATATTGTCAGTAAAATTAAAGACTCTAAAATCCCAATATTTTTGGTGGTAAATAAAGTTGATAAACAAAAGTCTATGCAGGCTTCTGTATTTATAAACTCTATCAAGGATAAAGTGAATTTCTATGATGTAATTTATGTATCAGCAAAGCAAGGTCATAATGTAAATGAGCTAGAATCGCGCATAGAAAAACTTCTACCTGAAAGTGAGTATTTCTTTTTTGAAGAGGACCAAGTTACAGATAGAAGTATGAAGTTTATGGTTGCTGAAATAATTCGTGAAAAAATCATGCGAACTATAGGTAGTGAAGTACCGTATCAAATAGCAGTTGAGATTGATAGTTATAAAGTTGATGAAGAGAAAAAAATAGTAGATATCTATGCAAGTATTTTAGTTGAGAGAGATAGCCAAAAAGGTATTGTTATCGGTGCAAAAGGGTCTAAACTTAAAAAAATAGGTATGGACTCACGAGTTGATATTGAAAGAATGCTAGAAATGAAAGTAAACCTGAAAACTTTTGTAAAAGTTAAAAGTGGTTGGTCTGATGATGATAGGGCGTTAAGATCTTTAGGTTATGATTTAATGTAA